AATGCCGTGTGTGCCCGTGCACGGCAGGCCTGGGTCTGATGGTGGCGGTTGTGTATTCCTGGAGATTTTGCAGCGGGGGGGCTCGAGGGAagaggatttatttattttcctttcccttggcGGCACcggggcactggcacagctggagcagcggCTCCGCATCCCTCGGCATGCCCGGGCTCCCGCTGCACCCTCGTGTCCTCCCGTGTCCCCCACGGCTCCGGGTGGGCGCGTCCTGCTGGCTCCGACTGCCCGGCACGGTGCCGGGAGCGGGCACGGGCTGGGATGGCAGCGGCTCCGGCCTGGGGCTGCGGGAATGCCGGGCAGGGACGTGGGAACGGGTGAGAGTCGGGAGGAACGGGAATGTGGGGAGGGAACGGGAATGTGGGGAGGAACGGGAATGTGGGGAGAGAACGGGAATGTGgggagggaatgggaatgtGGGGAGAGAACGGGAATGGGGATTGGGGGAACGGGAATGTGGGGAGGGAACGGGAATGTGGGAGGAATGGGAATGTGGGAGAGAACGGGAATGTGGGGTGGAAACGGGAATGTGGGGAGAGAATGGGAATGTGGGGAGGAACGGGAATGGGGAGAGAGAACGGGAATGTGgggagggaatgggaatgtggggaggaagggaatgTGGGGAGGGAACGGGAATGTGGGGAGGAGAACGGGAATGTGGGGAGAGAATGGGAATGTGGGGAGGAACGGGAATGTGGGGAGGGAACGGAATGTGAGGAGGGAACGGGAATgtggggagaaaggagagaaacgGGAATGTGGGGAGAGAATGGGAATGTGGGAGGGAACGGGAATGTGGGGAGGGAACGGGAATGTGAGGAGGGAACGTGGCTTGTCAGCTCCAGGGCTACTGTGGGGAATCCAGCACAGGGTGGGGGGGGATGTGGGGTAGGAatgtggggtgtgtgtggtCCTagagtgtgctgtgggatgggCCAGGAATGTTTGGGAAACACGGTGCAGGAGCATGCTGTGGGATAGTGGCACAGGGCAGGCGGCACAGGGACCGTGCTGTGGGAATGTGGTGGGGAGCGCCGGAGCCCGGCAGTGCCTCCCGCAGGGAGGCTGTTCCGGGGACAGAAGTGGGTTCCCGGCGTTTGTGCCGGGCTCTCCGAGGGGCTTGGACAGTTCCCACCCTCTGGGAATGGGGGCTGGGATTGTCCCCAGGTCCCTCGCACGGCGTGGGGCCGTGAGCCGGGCACTGCTCCCACCCGCTCCAAAACGGTGCCTGTGACGGGGCAGGAGCGTCTCCTCACCACCTCCAGCCCGAGCATCCCGCTGCGCCTGCCGCAGCCCTGGGAACGGCCCGGGGGCTCGGATAAACCCCCAATAATCCTCTCAGAGGATGTGCTGGGGAGCGGGGAGGCTCTGGAGGTACCCGGGGACGCGGCCCTCTTCCCTGGGATGGGGCACCTGGAGCATCCTCggggcctggctgcagctgcagagcatcCTTCTTCATCCCGGCGCCCTGGTCCCCGCTCAACGTGTCCATCCCTCTTCCCACCGGGAGTCTCTCCAGACAGCCGGGAATCAAGAAGCGTAGACGGGTTAGGGAATAATAGATGAAAATAGGGAATCAGAGATGAAAACAGGGAATCACAGATGGAAGTGAGGAGTAATAGatgaaaaaaggaggaaaaatgaaaggaagtgGGAATAATACGTGGAGTTGTGGAATAATACATAGAAATGAGGGATGATTAATGGAACTGAGTAATAATTAATGGAAATAAGTAATAAATGGAAATAAGGAATGAGAGTAGAACCCTGGTGCTTCATCTCCCTACAAGAGGCTCACTGGGGGACAGCACCACAGCCTTTGGGGCTCTGAGGGGGTCCCCTCTTCCTTGTCACCAAACCCCAGTGGGATCCCCTTGCAGTGCCAATGCCTGAGTCTGGGAATGGGGATCACTGGGGTGGATCCTGTCCCAGGCTGAGGGCTGTGCTACACGGGGGTTTGTCACCTGGGGGCATGCTTCATCCCACGACAGCAGGGATaatggggacagcagggacagtggggacagtggggacagcggggacagtggggacagtggggacagtgggagagtggggacagcggggaccaGGGACAGCGGGATCCAGGGACAGTGGAACAGtagggacagcggggacagttGGGGACAGTAGGGACAGGGGGACAGTGGGGAgagtggggacagtggggagagtggggacagcgggacagtggggacagcggggaaGCAGGGACAGTGTGGGGAGAGGGGACGGGGGAGAGTGGGGACAgaagggacaccagggacagtgGGAACAGTGGACAGTGGGGACAGtagggacagtggggacagcggggggcACCAGGGACAGTGGGAACAGTAGGGACAGGGGGGACAGTGGTGACAGCAGGGAAGCGGGGACAGTGGTGGACATCTGGCCAGCCCCCTGCAGGATGTGCACAGAGCTGTTCCAGCCCTGTGGCCTTTCCTGCTTTAGGTGATGCGGTTTCCCATAcaaaagagcaggagagaggcGCTGGAGAGAAGCCCCTGGCCAGGGTCGGCAGGAGccagaggggacagctgggggagCCCTTTGTCCCGGGAGGAGCCAcacagagggactggggacagggccAAGGTGCAGGACACTCAGGCCTTGGCCAGGTTCTGGGGTCAGGGTCAAGGTCAGGGTTGGGAGGgccaagggcagggcagggcggggcTGTAGGTTAGTGGTAAGGCCTAGGAGCAGGCAGGGTTAAGGTAAGGATCAGTCAGGGTAAGGATAATCACTGGGAATTGTTGGGTCAGGTAGGATCGAGCTCAGGGTTAGGGCCAGGTGGGTGAGGAAGTGACTGTGGCCTTTCAAAAATCTGGTCTGGAGCTCCATGTCCCAGGTGCCACCACTGGGACCTTCCGGCTCCACTTGGGCTATGGAGCcagaacagagctgctgttcccaacaggagagcagcagctcccacaggagctggagcaggaggctggaacCTCTGCTGGGCCCTAGCAgggggttttattattttattttgtttcgttttgctttattttgttttaattttatttgttttggttttgaatttatttatttaatttccttcgggttgaaattttttttttgtcatttccaCTGACAGAAATAAGCTGGAGATGCTCAGCCCAGCCCCCACACTTGTTGCCAGCCTTGGGAAGAATTCCTGGCCCTCCCTGAGGGGCAAGAATAGTTATCTCGTGGggtggaaaagggaagagaaataaagggTGGTGTAGACACATTCGAGGAGGTTCCCTGCcaagtgcttttatttttatttgtgtctcTCCATNNNNNNNNNNNNNNNNNNNNNNNNNNNNNNNNNNNNNNNNNNNNNNNNNNNNNNNNNNNNNNNNNNNNNNNNNNNNNNNNNNNNNNNNNNNNNNNNNNNNAACGGGGGATCCAGAGAACCGCGCACCGCTGAGGAGCGGGGGATCCCGGGGATCCAGAGAAACGGCACCGCCTGAGGACCGGGGGATCCGGCGGGATCCAGGGAACCGGCACCGCTGAGGGAACGGGGGATCCGGGGGATCCAGAGAACCGGCACGCCTGAGGGAACGGGGATCCGGGGGATCCAGAGAACCGGCACGCCTGAGGGAACGGGGGATCCTCGGGGATCCAGAGAACCGGCACCGCCTGAGGGAACGGGGGATCACGGGGGATCCAGAGAACCGGCACCGCCTGAGGGAACGGGGGATCCAGGGGATCCCAGGGAACCGGCACCGCCTGAGGGAACGGGGGATCCGGGGGATCCAGAGAACCGGCACCGCCTGAGGGAACGGGGGATCCAGGGGATCCCAGGGAACCAGCACCGCCTGAGGGAGCGGGGGATCCCGGGGATCCCAGGGAACCGGCACCGCCTGAGGGAACGGGGGATCCCGGGGATCCCAGGGAACCGGCACCGCCTGAGGGAACGGGGGATCCAGGGGATCCCAGGGAACCGGCACCGCCTGAGGGAGCGGGGGATCCCGGGGGTCCCAGGGAACCGGCACCGCCTGAGGGAACGGGGGATCCCGGGGATCCCAGGGAACCGGCCCCGCTACATTTTCCCGTCAGTGTTAAGATCCGTGTCCCGCGGGGGCTGTGGGTCCCCGGCCGCAGCAGGGTGGGCCCATCCTCGTTCTTTGGGAGAAGCTGCCGTCCTGTGGCGGAGAGTGACATTCCCGTTCCCGGGGCACCTCGCGGTGACAGTCCCGTTCCCGGGGCACCTCGCGGTGACAGTCCCGTTCCCGGGGCACCTCGCGGTGACATTCCCGTTCCCGGGGCACCTCGCGGTGACGTTCCCGTTCCCGGGGCACCTCGCGGTGACATTCCCGTTCCCGGGACACCTCGCGGTGACATTCCCGTTCCCGGGGCACCTCGCGGTGACATTCCCGTTCCCGGGGCACCTCGCGGTGACATTCCCGTTCCCGGGGCACCTCGCGGTGACAGTCCCCGTCCCGGGCACACACGTCCCCGCCGCTGCCGCTCCCCGCGGTTGTTCCTCACTGGCTGCATCCCCGGGTTTGCTAGTCGAAGGTGGCGATGAATTAAACAAAGCGACACTAAGCACAGCCCCACTGTGGCGACAGTTTCAGAGACTTCCATTTCaaagcagaactgctgctgaaaaCGCCTTGATGTGACCTTGGGCAGAATTGGCCTGTCTCAAACCTCTGGGGTGACAGATTTTTGGTACACCAGCCCAGATACTCGATGCTccataaatagtttttttttcaaatgctagaaaggtttgagtttttttcctttttttattattctcacAGGGTTAGCCCATCCTGAGCTGTGTTGGTGTCAGACTGTGCCTTGTCGGTAACTACAGCAGGTTTAGGGAGTTAAATCCAGCTCAGTCCATTCACTGCCTTGAGAAATGGCTGCATATACCAACAGTATTTCTTTGGAAGACTTACAGTGGGCATGTGTTTTACCCTTAAATGAGTATACTTAAACATACCAAATatacttaaatatatataaatggatatatctgtatttttttgcttaaaGCCACATGGCAGACTCAGGTGGACTCCAGAATCCCAGGTCCTGGCTGTTGGTTGGACTCAGGGATCATCTCAGATAAATGTGTCATGCCCAAGTTCTGGAGCAGgtgttttcctctccccagtAAAAGAATCCACAGGTAGGCCTCTAATTTTCCTCAGCCAGGCTTTCCTTTTGGCTCTTTCTTTATCTTCCGCGGGCTTTgcctgctgtgcctgatgctgagctgctgcagctgcctcctgcacctcctgctctgctgtcaggaGCCTGAACCCACTGTCCCTGCGGGAGCTGGAGGGACAGAAGGGATTTGTTCTCCTGGGAGCTccagtgctctgtgcagccacacCAGGTGTTGGTTGGACCAGCTCCAAAGAGGCTGAGATTGTGCAGAGATCGATGAGCTGCTGCCCATCTTTGGGGCCAGCAGTGTCTTTCCCATGGCCACCGAGAGCTTTCCTTTCCCCCAGCGAGCCACGAAACTCGGGACGTACAAGACAGGGAGCGGGGATGGAGGATTTCACAGCGGGGCCATGCAGAGAGTTCTTCAGCCTGAGCCGCAGCGTTTTGGTTTCAAAGGGAGTGGAGATGGTTGTCATGGTGAGGGAGTGGCTGTGCAGCCTGGCCCGCTGGAGCcgggctgcctgctgctgctgctgcaggggcctGCTGGACAGCAGCGCCTTcctggggcactgctgctgctgctgtgctgctcccctggctcTGACAGAGAgctcggggctggggctgcctggggctggcctgcaggagccctgcagggcgCTGATTGTTAGGAGAAACTTGTCAGGGGACATGGGACGGCTTGGGTCTGTGTGGGGCAGCTCGTACTCCACAGTGGCTTCTGGCTCCTCAggtgcaggggcagcagggcccTGTTCAGCTTCATCACCTgtagccaaaaaaaaaggaacgTATTTGGGGTTGGGAGGTTTTCCCACACAGAGtgtagaatcagagaatcacagaataagctgagttggaaggaaacCAGAGGATCACCCCgtgcagctcctgtccctgcacagacctCCAACagtcccaccctgtgcatccctggcagtgctttCCAAAGGTTCctggagccctggggctgtgcccattccctggggagcctgggcagtgccagcaccctctaGGGGAAGAACCTTGCCCTaaatccagccccagccattccctgggttcTGTCTTTTGCCAAGCGGAGCAGCATCAGTTGGCATCTGCTGGCCTGAAAAGCAGGAACCTTTTTCTAGCCCATCAGTTTATCTGCAGTATTCAGTTTGCGGAGCTGGCGGAGTTGTCATCACACTGTGTTGAACAGCTCTGactaaaaacaaaataacatcACTGGGTTACAATTGAAAAGGTGCCTGTTTCTGTGCAGTTGCCTTTCCCAGTGATGGCAGATTCTGAATGTAGGTGTTCTCTCACTTTCTTGGCTGTTTGTAATGAATAATTCAAGCCCTGAGTCAGCAGCGAGTTTCCAAGCCCACCAGCTGTGTGAATATGAATACTACTACTGATTTCTGTCTTACTCAGTTGGAAAATGACAGTGCCTGTCTTGAAAAAATGTGTTGAATTTACACCAAAGCCTTGTAAAAAGGCAGCGAGGTTTCACAGAAGCCTAGAAAATTACAGAACCATTGAACTGGAGCAGCACATCTGCTCTTGACAACAGCAGAGAGTCTGAATATTGGCTGGGCTGAAGGCAGTGGCTGCTTGGTTTGTAACTGAGTTTAgaaaaggcaggagagcaggggctCAGTGTGATACTTTTGGGTCTTCCACGGCTCTTTGGTGGCTGCTGAGGTCTGGGGGATTTGTCCTGagcttgctgctgctccacTCTGGAGCCCTCGCGCTTCCCCTTCTGCggcttcttctctttcttcaccTCTCTGTCCGCAGGCAGGGAGTAGTCCCACACCACAGCCTCgaactggagcagcagcagtctgCTGGGGGAGTTGGTCACCACCCTGGAGCACGGAGGGAAGAGCCATAAAAGCACAGGAGGAATCACAGACACCAGGTCCTGCCTGAGGGGCTCCTGTGCAACACAACCCCCAGGGCCTCAAACAGATCCCAGATCATCACCTCTCCttgaaggagcagcagcagttaaCCCTATCCATCACACACTGCACATCTTAACTCCTGCTCTCTGAGAGTCTCTGGGGCTCTTTTCATTCAGTTCCAccacagaattaatttaaaaataattaggatGAAAATTTCTGGCAGTGGACAGAGCTAGATCAGAGCAGTGCTAAAGGCTGGAAGTACTTGACTAAATTTAACACCTTATTGTCAGGACTGAAGGGCTGTCCTGGTCTGGTTGGGGTGGAGTTAATTTCTCCATAGCTGCCCATTTATTGCTGTGTTTTAGAGCGTGGCCAGCCCAGCCATGAAACCACAGCAGTGTTTTACCCATTGCTTCCGCAAAAGCTGGGAGCCACCTTCAGTTAGAGGTGCAAAAGTGAATGAACCTGGAAGGATTTCTCATTATTTGCCTTTATAAAGAGGCTGTAGGTCAGGGAACAGGTAGAGACTATCAGGTATTGGCTTGATTAACCTCCTAAAAATTTATGAATTCAGCTTTACAGTTGGGGCTGTATCTTCAGCTGTAGACAAACAGGAAATTGTACATTGCTGAAGAGACTAAAGCAATCTCTTCAGCCATTGTGAACTAAACCAGATTATTGAAGCATTTAATAAACAGCGGAGCCCTTTAAAAGTTATttgtgagaaggaaaaacacacaaTTCCTTAAATTTCCGTGTGATCCACCACATTTGGGTCagagcctgctggcagctgctgtcacccacCTGTTTCCTGCGACACAGAGAGCAGACACTGggtccccactgctgctgggctccagcacctgcaggcaGGCTCCAGTCAGGAAGCTGAAGATCCGAATGTGTCCATCAGCACAGCCACTGATGACTCTGAGGTACAGGAACTCCAGGGATAGCACTTCCCTGAAAACACACCAGGTGGGGGTTGGCACTTCCGTGGTGCTTGTGCAAGGAGAAATGCTCCTggaggggaggcagagctgtggctccagcagcagcctgcactGAGGAGCTGATGGGGACATTGCAAAGGTGTGACAGAGAAGTCTCAGGTCACTCCACGGCCAAACCAACAGCCCAGTGCATCCTTccactggaaggtgtccctgcccttggcagggggttggaatgaggtgatctttaaggtcccttccaacccaaaccgttctgggattctgggattccgTGCTCCCCATGGCAACCATATGGCCATGGCCATCTGCTGCATttgaaatttcagatttttgtcCAGGAAATCAAAGTAAACCAT
The sequence above is a segment of the Sylvia atricapilla isolate bSylAtr1 chromosome 18, bSylAtr1.pri, whole genome shotgun sequence genome. Coding sequences within it:
- the LOC136369198 gene encoding F-box/WD repeat-containing protein 10-like, with protein sequence MVPVSLQSHSGDSQAKDFTRVLPFQLSMSILGFLDHKSLDACSAVNGHWEFLVRQLREDQECRSTVQKNLLHLKELCPRKPIPNYAKRVDVQVPQLNEEGEPIEMKEKEQKKRRKSKMEDFSLHEAYQGLKTDKIELEERNVFCGPYKSHVLLEQADRRRRAHYSGGDWVAAAHRRVRLLGVPAGQDVPLLLPGHTGPCRALCLREDRGILLSTTSWDLSIRCWDIHSGACVRTFSGHYATITCLHSHQEHFVSGAGDGMVKVWSLKSGKCLRTLMHSSPVWAVRMDGTHVVSGGHRGLVKVWSAQTGALIKTLERHQGPVLCLSFDQWHLVTGSTDGYALGWSMLGKFRRCLIAFFHPKEVLSLEFLYLRVISGCADGHIRIFSFLTGACLQVLEPSSSGDPVSALCVAGNRVVTNSPSRLLLLQFEAVVWDYSLPADREVKKEKKPQKGKREGSRVEQQQAQDKSPRPQQPPKSRGRPKSDEAEQGPAAPAPEEPEATVEYELPHTDPSRPMSPDKFLLTISALQGSCRPAPGSPSPELSVRARGAAQQQQQCPRKALLSSRPLQQQQQAARLQRARLHSHSLTMTTISTPFETKTLRLRLKNSLHGPAVKSSIPAPCLVRPEFRGSLGERKALGGHGKDTAGPKDGQQLIDLCTISASLELVQPTPGVAAQSTGAPRRTNPFCPSSSRRDSGFRLLTAEQEVQEAAAAAQHQAQQAKPAEDKERAKRKAWLRKIRGLPVDSFTGERKTPAPELGHDTFI